One Telluria mixta DNA window includes the following coding sequences:
- the flhB gene encoding flagellar type III secretion system protein FlhB translates to MADSTGGDKTEKASAQKLKKAREQGHVVRSKDLATAVGILVSLKLFVFLLPDYLESFRSLFRLVYAPLGAAGSMENAMTVVWSGAAVLLVKMVLPLAGVPLAIIAASLVPGGWVVSTNNLIPKFERFSPVKNLGNLASGKHWTTFATSVAKAALLAVVLVHVVRSALSAWVNLQRMPLPDALLHGGGMMFDGLMALVAVFVLFALIDVPLQAFLFARGQRMSKQEVKEEYKSTEGKPEIRARIRQLQQQMARRNVNKTVPTADVVIVNPEHYAVALKYDTKRAEAPFVVAKGIDEMALYIRSVAAKHEIETIALPPLARAIYNTSQVQQQIPAALYQAVSQVLNYVLQLNAFRAGRRQAPPRFPNDVAVPAALSEVTPT, encoded by the coding sequence ATGGCTGACAGTACCGGCGGCGATAAAACAGAAAAGGCCTCAGCCCAGAAGCTGAAGAAGGCGCGCGAGCAGGGCCACGTCGTCCGCTCGAAGGACCTGGCCACGGCGGTCGGGATCCTTGTCAGCCTGAAGCTGTTCGTGTTCCTGCTGCCCGACTACCTGGAATCGTTCCGGTCGCTGTTCCGGCTCGTGTACGCGCCGCTCGGTGCGGCCGGTTCGATGGAGAACGCGATGACCGTCGTGTGGAGCGGCGCCGCCGTGCTGCTCGTGAAGATGGTGCTGCCGCTCGCCGGTGTGCCGCTCGCGATCATCGCCGCGAGCCTGGTGCCGGGCGGCTGGGTCGTTTCGACGAACAATTTGATCCCGAAGTTCGAGCGCTTCTCGCCGGTGAAGAACCTGGGCAACCTGGCCTCGGGCAAGCACTGGACGACATTCGCGACGTCGGTGGCGAAGGCCGCGCTGCTGGCGGTGGTGCTGGTGCACGTCGTGCGCTCGGCGCTGTCGGCGTGGGTCAACCTGCAGCGCATGCCGCTGCCGGACGCGCTGCTGCACGGCGGCGGCATGATGTTCGACGGCCTGATGGCGCTGGTCGCCGTGTTCGTGCTGTTCGCGCTGATCGACGTGCCGCTGCAGGCCTTCCTGTTCGCCCGCGGCCAGCGCATGAGCAAGCAGGAAGTGAAGGAAGAATACAAGAGCACCGAGGGCAAGCCCGAGATCCGTGCGCGCATCCGCCAGCTGCAGCAGCAGATGGCACGCCGTAACGTGAACAAGACGGTGCCGACCGCCGACGTGGTGATCGTGAATCCCGAGCACTACGCGGTCGCGCTGAAGTACGACACCAAGCGTGCGGAAGCGCCGTTCGTGGTGGCGAAGGGCATCGACGAGATGGCCCTGTACATCCGCTCCGTCGCGGCGAAGCACGAGATCGAGACGATCGCGTTGCCGCCGCTGGCACGTGCCATCTACAACACCAGCCAGGTGCAGCAGCAGATTCCCGCCGCGCTGTACCAGGCGGTGTCGCAGGTGCTGAACTACGTGCTGCAATTGAACGCTTTCCGTGCGGGCCGGCGCCAGGCGCCCCCGCGTTTCCCGAATGACGTGGCCGTGCCGGCCGCTTTGAGTGAGGTTACCCCGACATGA
- the fliP gene encoding flagellar type III secretion system pore protein FliP (The bacterial flagellar biogenesis protein FliP forms a type III secretion system (T3SS)-type pore required for flagellar assembly.) yields MTLHIGGARLRRFAPAIAGAVLLLAGASAWAAPAGPDVLPGVIPGSSSGLTVKSQILVLMTILGLLPVLVMMMTSFTRFVIVLSLLRQALGLQQGLPNRIITGVALILTLLVMRPVGEQVWNEAFVPYDKDKISLEQALKIAEVPLSRFMLAQTSKTALAQIAHLAGEPAEMKPMDRGFTVKMAAFVLSELKSAFQIGCMLFIPFLIIDLVVSSVLMAMGMMMLSPLVISLPFKLLLFVLVDGWTLTVNTLVGSIHGI; encoded by the coding sequence ATGACGTTGCACATCGGCGGCGCCCGTTTGCGCCGCTTCGCGCCCGCCATCGCGGGCGCCGTACTGTTGCTGGCCGGCGCGAGTGCATGGGCCGCGCCCGCGGGACCGGACGTCCTGCCCGGCGTGATCCCCGGCTCGTCCAGCGGCCTCACGGTGAAGTCGCAGATCCTGGTCCTGATGACCATCCTCGGGCTGCTGCCCGTGTTGGTCATGATGATGACCAGCTTCACCCGCTTCGTGATCGTGCTGTCGCTGCTGCGCCAGGCCCTGGGCCTGCAGCAGGGCCTGCCCAACCGGATCATCACCGGCGTCGCGCTGATCCTGACCCTGCTCGTCATGCGTCCCGTCGGCGAACAGGTGTGGAACGAGGCCTTCGTCCCGTACGACAAGGACAAGATCTCGCTGGAGCAGGCGCTCAAGATCGCCGAAGTGCCGCTGTCGCGCTTCATGCTGGCCCAGACGAGCAAGACGGCGCTGGCCCAGATCGCGCACCTGGCCGGCGAGCCGGCCGAGATGAAGCCGATGGACCGCGGCTTCACGGTGAAGATGGCCGCCTTCGTGCTGTCCGAGCTCAAGAGCGCGTTCCAGATCGGCTGCATGCTGTTCATTCCGTTCCTGATCATCGACCTTGTGGTGTCGTCGGTGCTGATGGCGATGGGCATGATGATGCTGTCGCCGCTTGTCATCTCGCTGCCGTTCAAGCTCCTGTTGTTCGTGCTCGTCGATGGCTGGACCCTGACCGTGAATACGCTGGTCGGCAGCATCCACGGCATCTAG
- the fliR gene encoding flagellar biosynthetic protein FliR produces MSALWWPFCRVMALLSTAPVIGDALVPIPVRALLSVVLAFLMLPLTKGAVMPDPFSLAGVVVMIEQAVIGGVIGLAMQLTMAVVNMLGFLVSSQVGFSMAQMNDPVNGQQSDVISGLLGLVAILVFFAVDGHLVLAGVLGQSFKAWPVGGGYKSLLLETVALNVGWVFSAAILLALPIVFSTLVVQIGFGFLNRVAPSLNLFSLGFSLVTLFGLMMLVQVVRFIPEHYVQMTNQVLEMLQQQMGAAHG; encoded by the coding sequence ATCAGCGCGCTGTGGTGGCCGTTCTGCCGCGTCATGGCGCTGCTGTCGACGGCCCCCGTGATCGGCGACGCGCTCGTGCCGATCCCGGTGCGCGCGCTGTTGTCCGTGGTGCTCGCGTTCCTGATGCTGCCGCTGACGAAAGGCGCCGTCATGCCCGATCCGTTCTCGCTGGCCGGCGTCGTCGTGATGATCGAGCAGGCCGTGATCGGCGGCGTGATCGGCCTCGCCATGCAGCTGACGATGGCCGTCGTGAACATGCTCGGCTTCCTCGTCTCGAGCCAGGTGGGCTTTTCGATGGCGCAGATGAACGACCCCGTGAACGGCCAGCAGTCGGACGTCATCTCGGGCCTGCTGGGCCTCGTCGCGATCCTGGTGTTCTTCGCCGTCGACGGCCACCTCGTGCTCGCGGGCGTGCTGGGCCAGAGCTTCAAGGCGTGGCCGGTCGGCGGCGGCTACAAGAGTCTCCTGCTGGAGACGGTGGCGCTGAACGTGGGCTGGGTGTTCTCGGCCGCGATCCTGCTGGCGCTCCCGATCGTGTTTTCGACGCTGGTCGTGCAGATCGGCTTCGGCTTCCTGAACCGGGTGGCGCCGTCGCTGAACCTGTTCTCGCTGGGCTTTTCGCTGGTGACGCTGTTCGGCCTGATGATGCTCGTGCAGGTCGTGCGCTTCATCCCGGAACACTATGTGCAGATGACGAACCAGGTGCTGGAGATGCTCCAGCAGCAGATGGGGGCGGCGCATGGCTGA
- a CDS encoding FliM/FliN family flagellar motor switch protein, whose translation MNLNDQFAGGDILIDDELSEEAAEGKANAAPAPKAAPRLPQMMRRIPVTLTLEVGSARISLQELMAIGPDSVLPLDAMAGEPLVIKVNGAAIGRAEVVVAGEQYGLKVIDLDGLNLDLITS comes from the coding sequence ATGAACCTGAACGATCAATTCGCCGGTGGCGATATCCTCATCGACGACGAGCTGTCGGAAGAAGCCGCAGAAGGTAAGGCCAATGCGGCTCCGGCACCGAAAGCCGCGCCGCGCCTGCCGCAGATGATGCGCCGTATCCCGGTGACGCTGACGCTGGAAGTGGGCTCGGCCCGCATCTCGCTGCAGGAACTGATGGCGATCGGCCCGGACAGCGTGCTGCCGCTCGACGCCATGGCGGGCGAGCCGCTCGTCATCAAGGTCAACGGCGCCGCGATCGGGCGCGCCGAAGTGGTCGTCGCGGGCGAGCAGTACGGCCTGAAGGTGATCGACCTGGACGGCCTCAACCTGGACCTGATCACGTCATGA
- a CDS encoding flagellar biosynthesis protein FlhA, whose amino-acid sequence MNLINSLMLELRRQKFATPAFLLTILAMIMLPLPPVLLDVLFTFNIVMALIVILTSVSTRRPLDFSVFPTVILGTTLLRLALNVASTRVVLLHGHEGTNAAGHVIEAFGNVVIGGNFVVGIVVFVILMIINFVVVTKGSERISEVSARFTLDALPGKQMAIDADLNAGLINQEQAQVRRKDVASEADFYGAMDGASKFVRGDAIASILILLINMIGGVAIGALMHDLSFSDAFRQYALLTIGDGLVAQVPALLLSAAAAILVTRISDSGDFEQQVGGQLLANPSVLYSAAGVMLILAMVPGMPSLFFMVFAAAIGYVGWKLAREQVAPPDESNVAAIEAALRDDRTPELDWQQLPVVQPISITVGYKLVHLVDKGQGEVLTKRIKGVRQSLSEQMGLLLPAIGVRDDLTLRPNQYAIAINGTVVAEGEVVAECLMAIPSPNVYGEIDGIPGIEPAFGMAVTWIDPEQKAHALGQGYQVVEVPSAIATHTSKVARDYMAELFRHEDVPALMERLTALSPKLAGALDKALTHTQLLRVFRVLLAENVSLKDIVVIATTLLDSSESTKDPILLAAEVRCALRRQIVSGLYGKKKDMPAFNLSGELENMLLGSLNQARQNGGGKVVLDNYPIDPQLLSQLQLNMPVAREQMKQQHTPPLLLVLPQIRPLLARYARLFAPGLHVLSYNEIPENREVSIIGTVG is encoded by the coding sequence ATGAACTTGATCAACAGCTTGATGCTCGAGCTGCGCCGCCAGAAGTTCGCCACCCCGGCGTTCCTGCTGACCATCCTGGCGATGATCATGCTGCCGCTGCCGCCGGTGCTGCTGGACGTGCTCTTCACGTTCAACATCGTGATGGCGCTGATCGTGATCCTGACGTCCGTCTCGACCAGGCGGCCGCTGGACTTCTCGGTCTTCCCGACCGTCATCCTCGGCACCACCTTGCTGCGCCTCGCGCTGAACGTCGCGTCCACGCGCGTCGTGCTGCTGCACGGCCACGAGGGCACGAACGCCGCCGGCCACGTGATCGAGGCCTTCGGCAACGTCGTCATCGGTGGTAACTTCGTCGTCGGTATCGTCGTCTTCGTGATCCTCATGATCATCAACTTCGTCGTCGTGACGAAGGGTTCGGAACGTATCTCCGAGGTGTCCGCGCGCTTCACGCTGGACGCGCTGCCCGGCAAGCAGATGGCGATCGACGCCGACCTGAACGCGGGCCTGATCAACCAGGAACAGGCGCAGGTGCGCCGCAAGGACGTGGCGTCCGAAGCGGACTTCTACGGCGCGATGGATGGTGCCTCCAAGTTCGTGCGCGGCGATGCGATCGCGTCGATCCTCATCCTCTTGATCAACATGATCGGCGGCGTCGCGATCGGCGCGCTGATGCACGACCTGTCGTTCAGCGACGCGTTCCGCCAGTATGCGCTGCTGACCATCGGCGACGGCCTCGTCGCCCAGGTACCGGCACTCCTGCTGTCCGCGGCGGCGGCGATCCTCGTCACCCGCATCAGCGATTCGGGCGACTTCGAACAGCAGGTCGGCGGCCAGCTGCTGGCCAATCCGAGCGTGCTGTATTCGGCTGCCGGCGTGATGCTGATCCTGGCCATGGTGCCGGGCATGCCGTCGCTGTTCTTCATGGTGTTCGCGGCCGCCATCGGCTACGTCGGCTGGAAGCTGGCGCGCGAACAGGTGGCGCCGCCGGACGAATCGAACGTGGCCGCCATCGAGGCCGCGCTGCGCGACGACCGCACGCCGGAACTCGACTGGCAGCAACTGCCCGTCGTGCAGCCGATCTCGATCACCGTCGGCTACAAGCTCGTGCACCTGGTCGACAAGGGCCAGGGCGAAGTGCTGACCAAACGGATCAAGGGCGTGCGCCAGAGCCTGTCCGAGCAGATGGGTCTCCTGCTGCCGGCGATCGGCGTGCGCGACGACCTGACGCTGCGCCCGAACCAGTACGCGATCGCGATCAACGGCACCGTCGTGGCCGAGGGCGAGGTCGTGGCAGAATGCCTGATGGCGATTCCGTCGCCGAACGTGTACGGCGAGATCGACGGCATCCCCGGCATCGAGCCGGCGTTCGGCATGGCCGTCACGTGGATCGATCCGGAGCAGAAGGCGCACGCGCTGGGGCAGGGCTACCAGGTCGTCGAGGTGCCGAGCGCGATCGCCACGCACACGTCCAAGGTCGCGCGCGACTACATGGCGGAACTGTTCCGCCACGAGGACGTGCCCGCGCTGATGGAGCGCCTGACCGCGCTGTCGCCGAAGCTGGCCGGCGCGCTGGACAAGGCGCTCACGCACACGCAGCTCTTGCGCGTGTTCCGCGTGCTGCTGGCCGAGAACGTGTCGCTGAAAGACATCGTCGTGATCGCGACCACCCTGCTGGACAGCTCGGAATCGACGAAGGATCCGATCCTGCTCGCGGCCGAGGTGCGCTGCGCGCTGCGCCGCCAGATCGTGTCGGGCCTGTACGGCAAGAAGAAGGACATGCCCGCGTTCAACCTGTCGGGCGAGCTGGAAAACATGCTGCTCGGTTCCCTGAACCAGGCGCGCCAGAACGGCGGCGGCAAGGTCGTGCTGGACAACTACCCGATCGATCCGCAGCTGCTGTCGCAACTGCAGCTGAACATGCCGGTGGCGCGCGAGCAGATGAAGCAGCAGCATACGCCGCCGCTGTTGCTGGTGCTGCCGCAGATCCGCCCGCTGCTGGCCCGCTACGCGCGCCTGTTCGCGCCGGGGCTGCACGTGCTGTCGTATAACGAGATCCCGGAGAACCGGGAAGTCTCG
- the fliQ gene encoding flagellar biosynthesis protein FliQ, with protein MTPDIAVDFVVEALQLVMLLVMVLVVPGLVAGVIVALVQAATQINEQTLSFLPRLLVTLVALILAGHWMTGKLMDYCVSVFQRAATLVG; from the coding sequence ATGACTCCTGATATCGCCGTCGACTTCGTCGTCGAAGCCCTGCAGCTGGTGATGCTGCTCGTGATGGTGCTGGTGGTGCCTGGCCTCGTGGCCGGCGTCATCGTCGCCCTCGTGCAGGCCGCCACCCAGATCAACGAGCAGACGCTGAGCTTCCTGCCGCGTCTCCTCGTGACGCTGGTGGCCCTGATCCTCGCCGGTCACTGGATGACCGGCAAACTGATGGACTATTGCGTGAGCGTGTTCCAGCGCGCCGCGACCCTGGTCGGCTGA
- a CDS encoding FliM/FliN family flagellar motor switch protein: MPIANPDTTLQHQVLDPCLLGRPVHLLPLFAARLQEDLDAAMQGSARRYWAGWRLDTVEFGRVPQEMSLRWMAVLGALGTVAVTFERGLLLTLLERRYGGRGAGATQRDPQTERVTATEERLGVVLTQQMVDLLYARVAASVAMDVAPRPVQANAVVPSAMPGESNWALRVQVRDNNDNTGQFWIAPDQQLMAMILGTLRPESGRPTAARGPAEPLATKLQVKLDGRLVSKEITLGALFDLKVGDVIPVNVGRADVLLDEARLFTAAVAEHKGKLCLTSFEDAE; the protein is encoded by the coding sequence ATGCCGATTGCAAACCCCGACACCACCCTGCAGCACCAAGTGCTCGACCCCTGTCTTCTAGGGCGTCCGGTACATCTGCTGCCCCTGTTCGCCGCGCGTCTGCAGGAAGACCTGGACGCTGCCATGCAAGGCAGCGCGCGCCGCTACTGGGCCGGATGGCGTCTCGATACCGTTGAATTCGGCCGCGTGCCGCAAGAAATGAGCCTGCGCTGGATGGCCGTACTGGGTGCTCTCGGTACCGTCGCGGTGACTTTCGAGCGTGGTTTATTACTGACACTGTTGGAGCGACGCTACGGTGGACGTGGCGCCGGCGCAACTCAGCGGGACCCGCAAACCGAGCGTGTGACGGCCACTGAAGAAAGATTGGGCGTCGTACTAACGCAACAAATGGTGGATCTGTTGTATGCACGCGTCGCTGCCAGTGTGGCAATGGACGTGGCACCGCGGCCCGTCCAGGCCAATGCCGTGGTGCCTTCGGCAATGCCCGGCGAAAGCAACTGGGCCCTGCGCGTGCAGGTCCGTGACAACAACGATAACACCGGCCAGTTCTGGATCGCGCCCGACCAGCAACTGATGGCCATGATCCTGGGCACGCTGCGCCCGGAAAGTGGCCGCCCGACCGCCGCGCGCGGACCGGCCGAGCCGCTTGCGACCAAACTCCAGGTCAAACTGGACGGCCGCCTGGTCAGCAAGGAAATCACCCTGGGCGCATTGTTCGACCTGAAGGTGGGCGACGTGATCCCGGTGAACGTGGGCCGGGCCGACGTCCTGCTCGACGAGGCGCGGTTGTTCACCGCCGCCGTCGCCGAGCACAAAGGCAAGCTGTGTTTAACCTCTTTTGAAGACGCCGAGTAA